The proteins below are encoded in one region of Desulfonatronum thioautotrophicum:
- a CDS encoding tRNA-binding protein, with protein MSPETVSWQDFERVELRVGTVVAVTPFPEARKPAYIIDVDFGPEIGRKQTSAQVTDNYSRHDLIGRQVLGVVNFPAKQIGRIRSEFLLTGFYRPDGSVILAVPDKDVPNGAKLG; from the coding sequence ATGTCCCCTGAAACCGTTTCCTGGCAAGATTTTGAGCGTGTGGAACTCCGTGTGGGTACGGTGGTCGCGGTTACCCCCTTTCCCGAGGCACGCAAGCCTGCCTACATTATTGATGTGGACTTCGGACCGGAAATCGGCCGCAAGCAGACCAGTGCCCAGGTCACGGACAACTACTCCCGGCACGATCTGATCGGACGGCAGGTTCTCGGCGTGGTCAACTTCCCTGCCAAACAAATCGGCCGGATTCGCTCAGAATTCCTGCTGACTGGATTTTATCGTCCGGACGGCAGTGTTATCTTGGCCGTGCCGGACAAGGACGTTCCCAATGGGGCTAAACTCGGCTAG
- a CDS encoding PEP-CTERM sorting domain-containing protein, giving the protein MKKVIIFAIANVLLLGLAIGASATPYVLYANNYPGASPLYIVDQADGSLTQVSTGIGFNNIADLTSDTRLSSARLWGNSIIQDNIVPDKFDSTLVEIDPLTGFFKSSIAMDQPIVSLAFDVNTGVLYGNTSVGFGAPFETLYSIDPSDGSTTEIGRITFNNVFALAFDNSGTLYGVSDSTNKLISIDLVTGNGQDIATIASPGPSGLFAYDIASHPIDDVMFLVDSGTRSLYTLDTTNGTLGLVGQYSPLGSGVFPNNLVGLAFMPDLAPIPEPSTLLLLGMGLLGLMGLSRRKYKAR; this is encoded by the coding sequence GTGAAAAAAGTGATCATCTTTGCAATAGCCAACGTCCTGCTACTTGGACTGGCTATCGGGGCATCCGCTACCCCTTACGTTCTTTACGCCAACAATTATCCTGGAGCATCACCGCTGTATATCGTTGATCAAGCTGACGGCTCCCTCACACAAGTCAGTACGGGTATTGGGTTTAATAATATTGCTGATCTTACTAGCGATACCAGACTGTCCTCGGCACGACTCTGGGGAAACAGCATCATTCAAGATAATATAGTTCCTGATAAGTTTGATAGCACTCTTGTCGAAATTGACCCACTTACAGGTTTCTTCAAATCGTCAATAGCCATGGACCAACCCATCGTATCGCTGGCCTTCGATGTTAATACAGGGGTTTTGTATGGAAACACCTCTGTTGGCTTCGGAGCACCATTCGAAACGCTCTACTCAATAGATCCTTCAGACGGTAGCACGACAGAAATTGGACGTATCACTTTCAATAATGTATTTGCCCTCGCCTTCGATAATTCCGGCACCCTCTATGGGGTATCCGACTCAACAAATAAGCTAATCAGCATCGACTTGGTAACTGGTAACGGGCAAGACATCGCAACAATTGCCTCCCCAGGCCCTTCCGGTCTTTTTGCCTACGACATTGCTTCGCACCCGATAGACGATGTGATGTTCTTGGTCGATAGTGGGACACGTTCCCTGTATACCCTCGACACCACAAATGGAACTTTGGGTTTGGTCGGACAATATTCTCCTCTAGGTTCAGGTGTTTTTCCAAACAACCTTGTGGGCCTTGCATTCATGCCTGACTTAGCCCCGATTCCGGAGCCTTCCACCCTGTTGCTTCTCGGTATGGGTTTGCTGGGGCTAATGGGCCTCAGCCGGAGAAAGTATAAGGCCAGGTGA
- a CDS encoding beta strand repeat-containing protein → MTDHPSITPRITFLCFSLLMFFALIPFFVSPASALDITWRLDGTGDWYEAGNWDPQQVPVAGNNALINNGGTAQAGQDVAVSSLRIGLPLEPTTGSTATGTVTVNGNLTSSFTTVGFAAGVNNKATGTLKVKGEVTTSGLSVGNTGQGPDILGSFGTSQGNTATGTLTVGKAAIVNDSLTIGRARAQDSKATGTATFEDSLSLTTSSFALVGEAVGTNAQGIGTLTVEGALTNTPGSTSLTIGRAAAGAAEGTLKAGSMTFSGPTLDIGRAEGMGKAEGSLVAGPGTLTFGNVRIGLVNSSTDGTADGYLELGGELVQGGGTAPNFVDIGSVLQFDTFNAVGQGTAIGKAQVQGLRNYTNINVGLAAGNTMHEVTATGTLEAGSGGIGGELTTVLNIGRVEGTPLGTDTGLTLWGPGGTAYGTVTVNGGNVNAAFVNVGLARNFGTAEGELEITGGTLTGRVLNVGRTLGEPNIQIEANTNPAHNAHGTVRITDGAIVLTPQQNAESILFVGVGQGFPGATPPTATGLLELRNADLSAQIVDIGGGSPDSTGTLLATQSNLTLDNGRLSIGRGQAEGFVNLTDSSLTVIGNREEFRGGLLVGLNQGHGSLEASNSAITLEGDLGVASFVTILDVIDGNIPARGEVHLRDGSSLAAANAFLGGGVGGNALMSLENSSADITGAFRLANSSSNLFSEASLELDASLLTAGDFYMDQLARTYFAVAGLTRGLGGYGAITVAREIQLNGALEVDFAKLAQPSFTTFNFDLITATSLVNFSDFTSVQLMNIPTGYIATSGGLFDQEQFIYRVTLTSAQVIPEPSTILLLLLGSGVLAFHAMRHRKKASH, encoded by the coding sequence ATGACTGACCATCCATCCATCACCCCCCGGATTACATTTTTGTGCTTCAGCCTTCTGATGTTTTTCGCTCTCATCCCTTTTTTCGTGTCTCCCGCATCCGCCCTGGACATCACCTGGAGGCTCGATGGCACCGGGGACTGGTACGAGGCTGGCAATTGGGATCCGCAGCAGGTTCCCGTTGCCGGAAACAATGCCTTGATCAACAACGGCGGGACAGCCCAGGCCGGCCAGGACGTTGCGGTTTCATCCCTGAGAATTGGCCTGCCCCTGGAGCCGACCACGGGTTCAACCGCAACAGGAACGGTGACGGTTAACGGCAACCTGACCAGCAGCTTCACGACCGTGGGCTTTGCCGCCGGCGTAAACAATAAGGCCACCGGAACGCTCAAGGTTAAGGGAGAAGTGACGACAAGCGGGCTTTCGGTGGGCAATACCGGACAAGGTCCGGATATTCTGGGCAGCTTTGGTACCAGCCAAGGCAATACCGCCACCGGCACCCTGACCGTGGGCAAGGCCGCGATCGTGAACGACTCCCTGACGATCGGCCGTGCCCGCGCCCAAGACTCCAAGGCCACGGGCACGGCTACGTTCGAGGACAGCCTCAGCCTGACAACCTCAAGTTTTGCGCTCGTCGGCGAGGCTGTGGGCACCAATGCCCAGGGCATAGGCACGCTGACGGTGGAAGGAGCCCTGACCAACACACCCGGTTCTACATCCTTGACCATTGGCAGGGCAGCTGCAGGAGCTGCCGAAGGCACCCTGAAGGCCGGGTCCATGACGTTTTCCGGGCCGACCCTGGATATCGGCCGGGCCGAAGGAATGGGAAAGGCCGAGGGTTCCTTGGTTGCCGGCCCAGGCACCCTGACATTTGGGAATGTCCGCATCGGCCTTGTGAACTCCAGTACGGACGGTACCGCTGACGGGTACTTGGAATTAGGAGGCGAGCTGGTTCAGGGCGGCGGGACAGCGCCCAACTTCGTGGACATCGGCAGCGTGCTGCAGTTCGATACCTTCAATGCCGTCGGCCAGGGCACGGCCATCGGCAAGGCCCAAGTTCAGGGTCTGCGGAATTATACGAACATCAATGTCGGCCTTGCCGCTGGCAATACCATGCATGAGGTCACGGCCACCGGGACCCTGGAGGCCGGAAGCGGCGGCATTGGCGGGGAACTGACAACGGTCCTGAACATCGGCCGGGTCGAGGGGACCCCCTTGGGAACCGACACTGGGCTCACCTTGTGGGGCCCGGGTGGAACGGCATACGGAACCGTGACCGTCAATGGCGGCAATGTGAACGCCGCGTTCGTCAATGTCGGGCTGGCCCGGAATTTCGGCACGGCAGAGGGCGAACTGGAAATCACGGGCGGGACCCTCACCGGGAGGGTCTTGAATGTCGGGCGGACACTCGGAGAGCCGAACATTCAGATCGAAGCAAATACCAACCCGGCTCACAACGCCCACGGGACGGTCCGGATCACGGACGGGGCCATTGTTCTCACCCCGCAACAAAATGCTGAATCGATCCTTTTCGTGGGAGTGGGTCAAGGGTTTCCGGGAGCCACCCCGCCCACAGCCACCGGACTCCTTGAGCTGCGCAACGCCGACCTGAGCGCACAGATCGTGGACATCGGCGGCGGTTCCCCGGATTCCACGGGGACACTGCTGGCCACGCAGAGCAATCTGACCCTGGACAACGGGCGGTTGAGCATCGGCCGCGGGCAGGCCGAGGGCTTCGTGAACCTTACGGACAGCTCCCTGACCGTGATCGGGAATCGTGAGGAATTCCGGGGTGGACTTCTCGTCGGACTGAACCAGGGCCACGGCTCTCTGGAGGCCAGCAACAGCGCGATCACTCTGGAGGGAGATTTGGGCGTGGCCTCGTTTGTCACCATCTTGGACGTTATCGACGGCAACATTCCGGCCCGAGGGGAAGTGCACCTGCGCGACGGCAGCTCCCTCGCGGCAGCCAACGCGTTTCTCGGTGGGGGAGTTGGCGGAAATGCCCTGATGAGTCTGGAAAACAGTTCTGCTGACATTACCGGTGCATTCCGGCTGGCCAACAGCAGCAGCAACCTCTTCAGCGAGGCCAGCCTGGAACTGGACGCCAGCCTGCTCACCGCCGGGGACTTCTACATGGACCAGTTGGCCCGGACCTATTTTGCCGTGGCCGGCCTGACCCGGGGCCTGGGCGGGTACGGGGCGATCACCGTGGCCCGGGAGATCCAGCTCAACGGCGCCCTGGAAGTGGATTTCGCCAAACTGGCCCAGCCCAGCTTCACTACCTTCAACTTCGACCTGATCACCGCAACAAGCCTGGTCAATTTCAGCGACTTCACCAGCGTCCAGCTGATGAACATCCCCACGGGCTACATTGCCACGTCCGGCGGCCTGTTCGACCAGGAGCAGTTCATCTACCGGGTCACCCTGACCTCTGCCCAGGTCATCCCGGAACCGTCCACCATCCTCCTGCTGCTTCTGGGGTCTGGAGTGCTGGCCTTCCACGCCATGCGGCACAGGAAGAAAGCATCCCATTAG
- a CDS encoding diacylglycerol kinase, producing the protein MGKSGLRGIPRLTQAFACSIQGLRSAWRNEEAFRLEVVAALLLTPLALWLGATGVEKTLLLGSLVLVLIVELLNSAVEAVVDRVGLEHNELSGRAKDIGSAAVLLSLLLVPVVWFLVLLG; encoded by the coding sequence ATGGGCAAAAGTGGTTTGCGGGGCATCCCGAGATTGACCCAGGCCTTTGCCTGTTCCATCCAGGGCCTGCGCAGCGCTTGGCGCAACGAGGAAGCCTTTCGGCTTGAAGTTGTTGCAGCCTTGCTGTTGACCCCCTTGGCCTTATGGTTGGGCGCAACCGGCGTGGAAAAAACCCTTTTGTTGGGCAGCCTGGTCCTGGTGCTGATCGTCGAACTGTTGAACTCGGCCGTGGAGGCCGTGGTGGACCGGGTGGGCTTGGAGCACAATGAGCTTTCCGGCAGAGCCAAGGATATCGGCTCCGCGGCGGTTCTGCTCTCCCTGCTTCTCGTCCCGGTGGTCTGGTTTCTGGTCCTGTTGGGCTGA